A part of Chanodichthys erythropterus isolate Z2021 chromosome 4, ASM2448905v1, whole genome shotgun sequence genomic DNA contains:
- the znf521 gene encoding zinc finger protein 521: protein MTRRKQAKPRSLKGQDDRLNTKEDSVIVGKKHCSLERRKERDEDREQRGQEKDEDEHESANIQQSECKPTYCHGSANHNVGEDEICCLASLSPAHSSADHEDRCDLGFKGDTHRNHQRLCRRANTPLPGNSSVSLKISQTDISSESPTKSTQGLSNQYEQGSAMSSRHLSLVGESGKKQPPNFPSQDQSGFSLAECTCATSHISSPATPNAAELAPHVEKRKSQFVSNNCLGISKKLKVFNNCVHCHMDPTARPQTQLKDNEIHSSSETFPSEHQKEANVMLGHSVLLEAAITAAVQTVLQCSFCPTSLKDLKALQEHVRQSHNSALIESNVFFCSQCFRGFLTKDTLDNHVRQTHCKNQSLKLDPDAEETAERKSLQFCPYCAHLPTFSSKVKLTQHIKKTHKNLMNLKEGRTMGSPQSIKSLAKKTSHGVLPSTDFICDHCGAKYTNLDLFQTHLSSHLKSMLPKLTCPEDFPNQESFKEHTVSHFSNSSTLYICESCSRSFTSVKDLHGHLLEMHTVVFYRCSLCQQVFDSKVSIQVHLASEHSNKRTTFHCTSCEWDFKQEHDLHLHVKQKHLGKQCKMYSCIFCAESFTTDIELQCHITTHSDKCSPCVCTNTRSPLEVEKLCAKSAEGNNVTPPPVSEPVAKDSAGMLPVNSEIRVGKVELLFSPPTESKGKANLNDPMFACEICGASYTMQSLLANHQLRDHHIQPGESGTLKRKVEAIQGSHKCKDCSKTFFTEMALWEHVQTHLGPTKHCQCPICGERFPSLLTLTEHKVTHSRSLDTGNCRICKLPLHSEEDFLEHCQRHPDLHNSLTGFRCVVCMQTVTSTLELKIHGTFHMQKVQGDDLISSCMDPSNLNPDLKISSSVAQQETVTMNVSTFEHRLRDNKTSISVVNCCSATALIPEERSNKNTLTQTTTV, encoded by the exons ATGACTCGTCGAAAGCAGGCGAAGCCCAGATCTTTGAAAG GTCAAGATGACAGGTTAAATACAAAGGAAGATAGTGTGATTGTGGGGAAGAAGCATTGCTCCTTGGAAAGGAGAAAAGAAAGGGACGAGGATAGGGAACAACGTGGGCAGGAGAAGGATGAAGATGAACATGAGAGTGCAAACATACAGCAATCAGAATGCAAACCGACGTACTGCCATGGTTCAG CAAATCATAATGTTGGGGAAGATGAAATATGTTGTTTAGCATCTCTTTCCCCTGCTCACTCCTCCGCTGACCATGAAGATAGATGTGACCTTGGATTCAAGGGAGACACACATAGAAATCATCAGAGACTGTGCAGGAGGGCAAACACCCCTTTGCCTGGAAATAGTTCAGTATCTCTCAAAATATCCCAAACGGATATCAGCAGTGAGAGCCCCACAAAAAGCACACAGGGCTTGAGTAATCAGTATGAACAGGGTAGTGCTATGTCCTCCCGACATCTCTCTCTTGTGGGGGAATCTGGGAAAAAACAACCTCCAAATTTTCCTTCACAAGATCAATCAGGCTTCTCATTGGCAGAATGCACCTGTGCAACCTCACACATCTCCAGCCCAGCCACTCCAAATGCTGCAGAACTGGCTCCTCATGTAGAAAAGAGAAAGTCTCAGTTTGTCTCAAACAATTGTTTAGGAATCTCCAAAAAGCTCAAAGTTTTCAATAATTGTGTTCATTGTCACATGGACCCTACAGCACGTCCACAGACCCAACTCAAGGACAATGAAATCCACTCAAGTTCTGAGACTTTTCCATCTGAGCACCAGAAAGAGGCTAATGTGATGCTAGGACACTCCGTGTTGCTTGAAGCCGCAATCACGGCGGCTGTTCAGACGGTTCTTCAGTGTAGCTTCTGTCCCACATCTTTAAAGGACCTGAAAGCCCTTCAAGAGCACGTTCGCCAATCACACAACTCGGCTTTAATCGAGAGCAACGTCTTTTTCTGCTCGCAGTGCTTCCGAGGATTCCTGACAAAGGACACGCTAGATAATCACGTGCGGCAGACGCACTGTAAAAACCAGAGCCTGAAACTAGATCCAGATGCGGAAGAAACCGCAGAAAGGAAGTCTTTGCAATTCTGTCCATACTGCGCCCATTTGCCTACGTTTAGCAGTAAGGTAAAACTGACGCAGCATATCAAAAAGACACACAAGAACTTGATGAACCTTAAAGAGGGGAGGACAATGGGTTCACCCCAGTCAATCAAGAGTCTGGCCAAAAAAACTAGCCATGGTGTATTACCCTCAACCGACTTCATCTGTGACCACTGTGGGGCTAAATACACCAATCTGGATCTGTTTCAAACTCACTTGAGTTCCCACCTGAAGAGTATGCTTCCAAAACTCACATGTCCAGAGGATTTCCCAAACCAGGAATCTTTTAAGGAACACACAGTATCTCATTTTAGCAATTCATCTACGCTCTACATCTGTGAGAGCTGCAGTAGGTCCTTCACCAGTGTCAAAGACTTACATGGGCACCTACTTGAGATGCACACCGTTGTGTTTTACCGATGTTCCCTCTGCCAGCAGGTGTTCGACTCTAAGGTGTCTATTCAGGTTCACCTGGCCTCCGAACACAGTAACAAGAGAACCACGTTCCACTGTACGTCGTGCGAATGGGACTTCAAGCAAGAGCATGACTTGCACCTGCATGTCAAACAGAAACATCTCGGCAAACAATGCAAGATGTACAGTTGCATCTTCTGCGCAGAGTCCTTTACCACAGACATCGAGTTGCAGTGTCATATCACAACACATAGCGACAAATGCAGTCCCTGCGTCTGTACCAACACCAGATCTCCCCTCGAGGTCGAGAAACTCTGTGCCAAGAGTGCTGAAGGTAACAACGTGACCCCTCCACCTGTCTCCGAACCAGTTGCCAAGGACAGCGCTGGAATGCTGCCAGTGAATAGTGAAATAAGAGTCGGTAAGGTGGAATTGCTGTTCAGCCCTCCCACCGAAAGCAAAGGAAAGGCAAATCTGAACGATCCTATGTTTGCCTGTGAAATCTGTGGTGCCTCTTACACCATGCAGTCCTTGCTCGCCAACCACCAGCTGCGAGATCACCACATCCAGCCCGGGGAGAGTGGCACTCTCAAGCGCAAAGTGGAGGCAATCCAAGGGAGCCACAAATGCAAAGACTGTTCCAAGACCTTCTTCACTGAGATGGCACTGTGGGAGCACGTCCAGACTCATCTAGGCCCCACCAAGCACTGCCAATGCCCCATCTGTGGAGAGCGCTTCCCTTCCCTGCTAACTCTGACTGAACACAAGGTCACCCACAGCAGGAGCTTGGACACGGGCAACTGCCGCATCTGCAAGCTTCCTCTTCACAGTGAGGAGGACTTCCTGGAACACTGTCAGAGGCACCCAGACCTGCACAACTCGCTGACAGGCTTCCGCTGTGTCGTGTGCATGCAGACTGTCACCTCCACTCTTGAGCTGAAAATTCATGGAACTTTCCACATGCAGAAAGTCCAGGGTGATGATCTGATCAGCAGCTGCATGGATCCCTCCAACCTTAATCCTGACCTTAAAATCTCCTCAAGTGTTGCTCAGCAGGAAACGGTCACTATGAATGTCAGTACGTTTGAGCATAGACTCAGAGACAATAAGACTAGCATTTCTGTAGTCAATTGTTGTTCGGCTACGGCACTCATACCAGAGGAGAGAAGCAATAAGAACACTCTCACCCAGACCACAACAGTTTGA